AACGTGGATGCCATCTGGCTATCGCCCTTCTTCACCTCGCCGATGAAGGACTTTGGCTACGACGTGTCTGACTACCGTAACGTGGACCCGATCTTCGGCACGCTTGAGGATTTCGACGAGCTGATCGCCGAGGCCCATAAGCGCGATCTGAAGATCATGATTGACCAGGTGCTGAGCCACTCGTCAGACCAGCACCCCTGGTTTGTCGAGAGCCGCGCCAGCCGGGACAACCCGAAAGCCGACTGGTACGTATGGGCCGATCCGAAAGCCGACGGCACGCCTCCGAACAACTGGCTGTCGGTATTCGGCGGTTCAGCCTGGGCCTGGGACAGCCGTCGCAAGCAGTATTATCTGCACAATTTTCTCACCAGCCAGCCAGACCTGAACTTCCACAACCCGGAGGTGCAGGCTCAGGTGCTGTCGGATGTGAAGTTCTGGCTGGATCGGGGCGTAGACGGCTTCCGCCTGGATGCCATCAACTTCTGTTTCCACGACACCCGGTTGCGAGACAACCCGGCCAGCAACGCGGTGGCCGAAGGCTCCATCGGTGTGCGCAAGGAAAACCCCTACGCCTACCAGTTCCACAAGTTCGACAAGACCCGGCCCGAGAACATCGATTTCCTGAAGCGCCTCCGGGCCCTGTTGGATGAGTACCCGGGCACCACCACCGTGGGTGAAATCGGCGACGATAACTCCCTGCAGACCATGGCCGACTACACCAGCGGCGGTGACAAGCTGCACATGGCCTATTCCTTCGACCTGCTTACCGAGCAGCATGGCGCCGAGTTTTTCCACAAAACCGTCAACACCATTGAGGGCAAGCTCACCGACGGCTGGCCCTGCTGGGCCATCGGTAACCACGATGTGGCCCGGGTTGCCACCCGCTGGAACGCCCAGTCCGAACAGCAGCTGAAGGCCTACATGGCCATGTTGCTCACCCTGCGTGGCAGCGTCTGCATCTATCAGGGCGAGGAGCTGGGGCTGACCGAAGCCGAACTGCGCTACGAAGACCTGGTGGATCCTTACGGCATCAATTTCTGGCCCGAATACAAGGGCCGCGATGGCTGCCGTACGCCCATGGTCTGGCATCACCAGGAGTCCCACGCAGGCTTCTCCGATGCACGGCCCTGGTTGCCGGTTTATGATGATCACTATAACGCCGCGGTGGCGATCCAGCACGCCGAAGACAATTCCGTGCTGGCCGCCTACCGGGCCTTCCTGGGCTGGCGGAAACAACAGCCGGTACTGCTGAAGGGCGACATTGAGTTCAGTAAAAGCCCGAAGAGCACGCTGGTCTACACCCGCAGCCTGGATGGCCAGACCCTGATGGTCGCCCTGAACCTCAGTGACAGCCCCATCACCATTGCCATGCCCGGCGCCGGCATCTCCGAGCCGGACACCCCGGATTTCGTGGGCGGCCAGTGGCACGGCAAAGAACTGACCCTCGGACCCTGGGGCGTGGACATCGCCCGGCTCTGAGACCTTATTGACCCAACAAGAAGACGAGAACTATGGCCAGCGTCACTTTACGCAACATCTGTAAAAGCTACGACGAAGCCCAGGTAACCCGAAACGTGAACCTGGACATCCAGGACGGAGAATTTGTGGTGTTTGTCGGGCCTTCGGGCTGTGGCAAATCCACACTGCTGCGAATGATCGCGGGGCTGGAAGACATTACCTCCGGCGACATGTACATCGGCAACGACCGGGTCAATGACCTGCCCCCGAAAGAACGGGAAGTGGGCATGGTGTTCCAGTCCTACGCCCTCTATCCGCACATGGACGTGGCCGAGAACATGGCCTTCGGCCTGAAACTGGCGAAAACCAACAAGGCAGAAATCGACCGGCGGGTGCGAGATGCCGCCAATCTGCTGCAGCTCGACAAACTCCTCGAGCGCAAGCCGAAGGACCTGTCCGGCGGCCAGCGCCAGCGGGTGGCCATTGGCCGCACCATCGTCCGTGAACCGGAAGTGTTCCTGTTCGACGAGCCTCTGTCGAATCTGGACGCCTCCCTGCGGGTGCAGATGCGCATTGAGATCTCGCGACTGCACAAGCGCCTTGGCGCCACCATGATCTACGTGACCCACGACCAGGTGGAAGCCATGACCATGGCCGACAAGATTGTCGCCCTGGACAACGGCTCTATCGCCCAGGTGGGCAAGCCCATGGAGCTCTATCATTACCCGGCAACCCGGTTCGTAGCGGGCTTCATTGGCTCTCCGAAGATGAACTTCATCGACTGCGCGGTGGCCGCTGCCAGTGCCCAGGCGGTCACCGTGGTACTGCCCGGCGATCACAGGCTGGAGCTCCCGGTAAACGGCAATGGGCTTACCGAAGGCGATACCGTCACCCTGGGCATCCGCCCCGAGCACCTCACCGAGGGCCAGGAAGCCGACATGTACCTGCAAGGCGAAGTGCACGTGGTAGAGCGGCTGGGTTACCAGACCCTCGTACACCTGGATGTGAACAACGTGGAAGGCGTGCTTACCATGCGCACCGATGGCAGCAACCCGGTGCAGGAAGGCACTCGCATGACCCTGGGAATGAACGCCAACAAGTGCCACCTGTTCCGCCAGGACGGCACCGCCTGCCCCCGCCTCTACCGCGAGCCCTGCATCGACTTCTGACCCTATCCCCGAGGGGCCGCCGGCCCCTCATTTTTTTCGATCTGTCGCCCCCCTTGAGGGGTTACTCCTTTGGCCGGTTCTGTCACGTACCGGCCTTTTTTATGGGCAAAAAAAAGCCCGGTCAGTTGGGGGGAAAGTAACCTGACCGGGTCGCGAAAGCTAACGCTGGAAGACGCCGTACTCGCGTAAGGGCCGCACGGGATCTTCCGCTGCGGCCCGGGAGGAGACTTCAGAGAAGCCCCGGGAACAACGACTGCGTCATCCCTTGACGCCACCGGCGGTGAGACCACCGACAATCCACTTCTGGCAGTAGAGGAAAATCACGGTAATGGGCAGGCCCGAGAGCACCGCTGCTGCCGCGAAGTCGCCCCACAGATAGTTCTGCTCATACAGGTATTGCTGGGCACCTACGGCGAGGGTCAGCTTGTCGGTGTCCACCAGCAGAATGGAGGCCATCGGGTATTCCATGATGGTCATGATGAACGCCAGGATGAACACCACCACCAGAATGGGCACGGACAAGGGCAACAGGATGTACCGGAACGCCTGCCAGGTGGTCGCGCCATCCACAATGGCCGCCTCCTCCAGGGAACGATCGATGGAATCGAAATAGCCCTTGATGGTCCAGATATGCAACGCCATGCCGCCGAGCGACGCCACGATCACGGCACCGTGGGTGTTCAGGCCCAGCCAGCTCACGTGGTTACCGATCTGGTCAAACAGGGCATACAGGGCCACCAGCGACAGCACCGGCGGGAACATCTGGAAGATGAGCATCGACTTGAGCACGAAGCCCTTGCCGGCGAACCGCATGCGGGCGAAGGCATAGGCACTGGTGGTGGACAGCGCCAGGATCAGCACCGCCGATATCACGGCAATCTTGATGGAGTTCCAGAGCCACAACAGCACCGGGAACGGTGGCTGTATGGTCACGCCATTCTCCCCCGTGTAGGGAATGCCGAGCGCCAGATACCAGTGCTCAAGCGAGGGATTTTCCGGCAGCAGACTGCCGGAGGCGAAGTTACCACTGCGGAACGAGATGGAAATCACCATCAGCAGCGGAAACAGGATGATCGCGATGAACGCCAGCATCCCGAGGTGGGATGCCAGCACGCGGTATTTAGTGGAGCGGGGTTCAACCATGGCCATAGAAAGCTCCTTATACCTTGATCTTGGACAGCTTGAGATTGATCAGAGACAACGCCCCGACCACCAGGAAGATTGCGGTGGCAATGGCGGCAGCCAGACCAAAATTCTGCCCAGAGTCCTGGAACGCAATGCGGTAGGTGTAGCTCACCAGCAAGTCGGTGGTACCGGCCGGGGTGCTGGCACCGATGATATCCGGAGCGCCCCCGGTGAGCAGTGCAATCAGGACAAAGTTGTTGAAATTGAACGCGAAGCTGGCAATCAGCAACGGCATCAGCGGCTTGATGATCAGCGGCAGGGTAATATTGAACAGGTTGTTCACCGGCCCTGCCCCGTCCATGGCCGAGGCCTCGTACAGGTCCCGGGGGATGGCCTGCAGCAGACCCATGCACAGCAGCATCATGTAGGGGTAGCCCAGCCAGGTATTCACGATCAGGATCATGGTGCGGGCAAGCGCCGGATCGCTGAACCAGTCCGGGCGGATGCCGAACAGACCCTCCAGCACCAGGTTGATCTCGCCGAAGTTCTGATTGAACAGCCCCTTGAACACCAGTATCGAAATAAAGGCCGGTACCGCGTACGGCAGGATCAGCATGGTTCGATAAAAGCCCTTGCCACGGATCTGGTCCCATTGCAGCAGATTGGCGAGCAGCAGGCCCAGAGCCAGTGTAAACACAACGGTGGCCACCGCAAACGTCAGCGTCCAGACGAAGATCTGGAAAAACGGCCCACGGATCGACGGGTCAGTCACCACCTTGAGGTAGTTGTCCCAGCCGATATTCACCGTCCAGCCGGGTACCAGCTTTTCGCCGTCCGGGCTGACGTAGAATCCGATGTCGTGGTCGGGGAAATAGGTCACGCCGGTTTGCTGATTGGTCAGGGTGCCGTTTTCATGCAACGTGAACTGCGGATGGATGGCCGCAAAAGAGCGCAAAGAAGCCTGGCTGAGCTCCCGGTTGTCATCGGTGATCAGCTTCAGGCCCGCCAGCTCCTTGCGCAATTTGATGACATCGCGAATCTGAAGCGGCTGCCCCTCCGGAACCGAGGTCGCCGGAAACAGCGGAGCACGGGTTTCGCCGGCAGCCAGGTTGATCGGCGGGGTCACCAGGTTCTGGTGCTGACCTTCGAGGTACAACACGTAGCCTTCCGGCGTCTCGTAGGCATCGAAGTCGTAGCGTACGGATTCAGACTGGTAGCTGCGGCTTAACAGGTTGTCTTTCACCTGCTCGAAGCTCAGCAGGTTGCTGGCACTGTAGTTGGTAAAACCGATGCCCACCGTGTACATCAGTGGAAAGATTACGAACAGGCCCATGCCGGCAATGGCCGGAAATATGTAGCGGTGTGCGTAGAGCCTCTTGCTCACGAAAACCGCTACCGCAGAGGCGGTCAGCACCAGGAACAGCATGGCGAATACAAATTCACGCTGCACGTACAGGGCCAGGATCAGATAGAGCGCCGCGGCGACAAGTACCGCCAGCGCGCCCCACTTAAGAAAGACTCGGGTCATGGTAGGTCTGCTTTCAAAACCGGAGGAGGACAAGGTATCCGTTATCATTGTAGTCAGCCCGCTATAGACCGTCGCCACAGGGGCGACCGTCGGGTGTCACACAGGTCCGGGTGCCGCCAGCCGGATGACGCGCACCCGGCTGGCGATCAGGAGCCTATCAGCGGGTAATCCGCTGGGCCGCCGCGTTCAGGGCGTCTTCAACAGACTGGCGGCCAGAGGTGATGTTCTGCAGGGCCGGCCCCATGGACGACCAGAACGCACCCATGGCGGGAACGTTGGGCATGGGTTCACCCAGCTGGGCGTTCTCGAAGGTTGCCTTGATGTTCGGGTTCGAGGACAACTCCTCCATGAACGCCTTGTTGGCCACGGCCCCCAGAGGAACGTCGCTGTTGACCATCTTCAGGCCCTTTACCGACAGCGCATAGTTTTCCAGGAACTCAACGGCCAGGTCCTTGTTGGGGCTGGCGGAATTCAGCGTTGCCGCCATCACACCCACCATCGGCTTGCTGGGTTCGCCCGCCACCGTTGGCAGTGTGGCAACGCCAAAATCGATGCCGCTTTTCTCAAGGTTACCCCAGGCCCAGGGACCGTTAATCATCATTGCGGTCTCGCCCTTGTTGAAGCTGGCTTCCATGGCGCTGTAATCAGCACCGCGTGGCATCACGCCTTCCTCAATGAGCATGGTCAGAGTTTTCGCGCCCTTGATGGCACCCTCGGTGTTCACGCCGGTGTCGGAGACATCCACCGTGCCGTCGGCGTTCTCACCGAAGATGTAGCCGCCGGCAGCGGCCAGCATGGGCCAGGTGAAGTAGGTGTTGTTGTAGTCCCACAGGATGGCCCGTTTGCCGTCTTTGGCCAGTTCCTTGTGAATGGCGGGAATTTCTTCGAACGACGCCGGCGGCTCCGGCAGCAGATCCTTGTTGTAGATCAGGCCGATGGATTCCACGGCCATCGGGTAACCGTACTTCTTGCCGTCCACGGTAACGGCATCCCAGGTGAAATCGTAGTTGGCGTCGATGACCTCCTGGGAAGGCTTGATCTCGGAGATGATGCCACTCTGGGCCCACTCGCCGAATCGGTCATGGGCCCAGATAAAGATGTCGGGGCCGTTGCCGGTGGCGGCGGACTGCTGGAACTTGTCGGTTGCGCTGTCGGGATGGGCGACTTCGACCGGGATTCCGGTTTCCTCGGTAAACCAGTCACCCACCTGCTGCAGGCCATCGTATCCCTTGTCACCATTAATCCAGACAACCAGCTTGCCTTCCTCGATCTCGGCATGGGCCGGCGCAGCGGCGCCGAAGGTGGCAGCAATAACGGACGCGGCGAGGGTACTGCGGATAAAAGTTCGACGATTCATCAGGTCATTCCTCTGTGTGTTCTTGCCTTATTGTTGTTTTCCGGCCAGTCGCGAGGTGGTTGGGCCGGACCGAACGCAAAGGTTTCTTTTGCGAGTATTGGCACTGTGTGACAAATGTCGCGACTACGCATCACCCCTTATTTCAATCACCGAGGCGTAGTAGAGGGGAGTAGTCAGGCGTAGAAAATTCCGTCTACCACCCCGGGGCGGAGTCTGTTCAGATGGCACCCACAAGAATGAAAAACCGAACAGGAGCGCCCCCTATGCCACGCCTCATTCCCCAGTGCCTCAACCTCCGCCCCGGCCGTTACCGTCTGTACGCCGGCCTTGCGACTGCCCTGCTGGTTGCGGGTTGTGCCTCAGGTCCGGGCGCTGATGCACAAACCCCGATGCCGGTAGCAGGACCGCCTTCGGTCAATGATACCAAGGGATTCTGTGAGGCGACGTCAGCCGAAATGACGATTCCGGTGGGCTCAACCTTCCGGGACGGCACCCTGGTTCGCGATTTCTACACCGGACAAACCGCCAGGGTGAGCGGTGGCACGGTAACGTTAACCCCCGGTGCCAGTGCCGAGGGGCTGGTTCTGCTTGAAGAGGCTGAAGCCACCACCGGACAGTTCACCTGGGCCGGCGCCACCGTTTACTTTGCGGTAACCGACCGTTTTGCCAACGGCACCACCGGCAACGATCTCAACTACGGGCGGAAGCCGGATGGCAAAAAAGAGATAGGCACCTTCCATGGCGGCGACTTCGTCGGCCTCACCGAGAAGCTGGACTACCTCAAGTCCCTGGGAGTGAACGCACTCTGGATTACACCGCCGTTCGAGCAGATGCACGGCTGGGTCGGCGGCGGCGACCGTGGCGACTTCCAGCACTACGCCTACCATGGCTACTATGCCCTCGATTTCACCGTGCCAGACGCCAACTTCGGCACCCGGGAAGAGTTTCGGGCCCTGGTGAACGAAGCCCACGAACGCGGCATTCGCGTGGTGATGGACGTCGTCATGAACCACCCGGGTTACAGCACCCTGCAAGACATGCAGACCTTCGATTTTGGCTCGCTGTACCAGGGCTTCGAGAAGCACCTGCCGGAGCATTGGGGTGACTGGCGGCCGGAGTCCTGGGAGAATTTCCACGCCTACCATGCCTTTATCGATTACGACCACCCGGACTGGCGCCGCTGGTGGGGCAAGGACTGGGTTCGAGCCGGCATTGCCGATTACGATACGCCACCCAACGCCGCCATTGATGAAAAGCGCGGCTCCCTCGCCTTCCTGCCGGATTTCAAGACCGAAGCCAGCGAACCCGTGGATCTGCCAATCTTCCTGCAGAACAAGGAGACCTCACGCAGCACCAAGCTGGAGAACGCCACGGTCCGGGACTACCTGATTACCTGGCTGACCGACTGGGTACGGGAATTCGGCGTGGATGGCTTCCGGGTAGACACCGCCAAGCACGTGGAACCGGAGGCCTGGCTGGAACTCAAGCAGGCCGCCCAGGCAGCGCTGGACGACTATCGCAGCCGGAACCCGCAGGCCGCCCTGCCTGCCGAAGACTTCTGGATGGTGGCAGAAGTGTTCCCCCACTCCGTGCGCAAGAGTGCCTATTTCGATGCCGGATTCGACGCCGTCATCAACTTCGACCTGCAGGAAGAGGCCCGGGCCGGTGCTGCCTGCCTGCCGGCCATGGAACCGGTCTACAGCGACTACGCGCAGCGCCTGAACGGGAAGGACCCGTTCAACGTGCTGAGCTATATTTCCTCCCACGATACGAAACTGTTCAGCCAGATCGCCAACAACGACCCGGTATTGCAGAAGCGGGCCGCGGCTGCCCTGATGCTGACCCCCGGCGCGGTCCAGGTGTTCTACGGCGACGAATCCGGGCGCCCGTTCGGTGCGACCGGCTCGGACCCTCACCAGGGCACCCGCTCCGACATGAACTGGGCAGCCATTGAGAGCAAAGAGGTGAGCGACATCCTTCAGCACTGGCGAGCACTCGGGCAGTTCCGGGAGCGCCACCCGGCCGTGGGTGCCGGCAAACACGAGCTGATCAGCCAGCAGCCCTATGTGTTTTCAAGAACTCAGGGTGATGACAAGGTGATCATCGCCTTCGGACAGAAGTGAGCGACCATGAGCTATTCGGATTTCCTGGGGGAGACCCCTCTGATTGCCGGGATGATGCGTCTGCACGACCACCCTGATCTCTGTCGGCCCGCCGATCTCGCGGCCTGGATTGAGCAGCGCCTGGACGAAGGTGTGGATACCTTCGATCACGCCGATATCTATGGCGACGGGGAGTGCGAACGACTCTTCGGTGATGCGCTGGCGGCCGCGCCGGCGTTGCGAGACCGTCTGCGCATCATCACCAAGACCGGTATTGTGCCCGCCCACCGCGACTCTTCCGGTTGGCACACCAAGCACTACCGGGCCGAAGCCGACCACGTGACCGGGGCCATCGACGCTTCCCTGGCCCGCTTGAGGGTTGAACAGGTTGATACGTTCCTGATTCACCGGCCTGATCCGCTACTCGAGGCGGACGCGCTGTTGGCCTGCCTGGAGCGGGCGGTCAGCGCCGGCAAGATTCGCCATATTGGCGTCTCCAATTTTTTGCCTGAGCAGTGGCGCTGGCTCAAACAGAACACCGGATTGCCCCTGGTGTGCAACCAGAGCGAACTCTCACTGAGCCACACCGCCCCTCTGTTCGACGGCACCCTGGAAGCCCATCTGTGCGACGGTCTTCGGTGGCTGGCGTGGTCACCGCTGGCTGGCGGCACCTTGCCTGATGCCCTGCCTGCGCCCCTGCTGGAGGCCGTCCGGGCTGAAACCGGGCTGTGCGAAACCGGGCTTGCCATCGCCTGGCTGCGTCAGATTCCCGGAGCGCCTATACCAGTGCTGGGCTCGCTCCGTGCAGACCGGATGCAGGCAGCGCTCAAAGGCAGCAAGGCCCGGCTGCCGCGACCCCTGTGGTTTGCGCTGCTCGAAGCCATGCGCAAGATGCCGGTCGCGTGAAGGCTGGGACAGCGTTCACCAACCTACAAATTGTTACCCAAACTTCAACTTTAGTCCCATTGTTGCCTGGCTCCGGACTGCCGACACTTAGGCGCTCAACAAATAACCAAAAAAACCGGCGCCTTTGCCCTTTGGCGCTGCACGTCCGGAGGCCAACCCGAATGACCATCAGAAAAGTGCTCTTTTCTGCGTTCCTGCTGTTGCTCGCAACCACCACGGTGTCTGCCGAAACCCTGAAAATTGGACTCAATTACCCGCAAACCGGCCGCTATAAGGATCAGGGGTTGCAGCAGCGCCTTGGCGCCTTCCTGGCGGTGGACGAAATCAACAAGGCGGGCGGCATCCTGGGCCGTCAGGTGGAACTGGTTATCCGCAATACCCGTGGCGAGCCCGCCCGGGGCGCAAAGAACACCGCCGAGCTGATCGACCGTGAAGGCGTACAGATGGTGTTCGGTGGGGTTTCAAGCGCGGTCGCCATTGCCTCGGGCAAGGCCGCGCGTGACAGGGACCGGATTTATTTCGGTACCCTCACCTATTCCAACGCCACCACCGGCGCCGAGGGCCACTCCCACATGTTCCGGGAACCCTACAACGCCTGGATGACCGCCAAGGCACTCAGCCAGTACCTGACCACCAACCACGCCAACGATGATTATTTCTACATTACCGCCGACTACACCTGGGGCTGGTCGGTAGAGGAGTCCGTCCGCAAATTCTCGGGCACCGAGGACACCACCCGCCACCAGGGCGTAAAAACCCCCTTCCCCCGGGCCCTGATTACCGACTTCCGGGAGGCCCTGGAAAAAGCCGAGGCCAGCGGCGCCAAGGTGCTGATGATGGTGCTGTTTGGCGACGACATGGTTCGTGCGCTGAACGTTGCCTATGAAATGGGCCTGACCGAGAAAATGCAGATTGTGGTGCCCAACCTGACCCTGGGCATGGCCAGACAGGTAGGCCCCACCATCATGGAGGGCATCGTGGGTGGTTCGCCCTGGGTATGGAACCTGCCCTACGAGCGTAACTACCCGCGCGGCAAAGCGTTCGTGGAAGCCTTCTCGGAACGCTACGAGATGCGCCCGTCCACCGCGGCTGCCTCCGCCTACAGCATCGTGTACCAGTACAAGGACGCCGTAGAACGGGCAGGTACCACCAACACCGCCAGCGTGATCCGGGCCCTCGAAGGCCACCGCTACAGCTTCCTGAAAGACGAGCAGTACTGGCGCGCGTTTGACCACCAGAACGTGCAAACGGTCTACGTGGTCAAGATCAAGCCCCGGAATACCGTGGTGGCAGACGAATACAGCTCGGACTACTTCAGCATCATCGACTCCATGTCGGGCGACGAAGCCGCCCAGACACGGGAAGAGTGGGAAGCCAGACGCCGGGAGGCCGGCAAGCCGCTTCAGCTGTGAGGCCCCGAATCCGGGGCCGCCCGGTGTTCCCTGAGGACTGACCGCCGATTCGGTCAGTCTGTTTCACACTCCCCTTCAAGAATGCCGGACGCTTCTGCGAGCGCTCCGGCAATGGTTCCGAACTCATCGGCGTGCAGGGACGCGCCGCCGATCAGCCCGCCATCCACATCGGCCAGACTGAACAGCTCGTAGGCGTTGCCCGCCTTCACACTGCCCCCATAGATGATCCTGACGGTCTGGCTGATGTCCTCCGCGGCTTCCGGCGCGCTCCTGGCGAAGAACCGGCGGATTTGCTGGTGAACCGCCGACACCTGCTCCGGCGTGGCGGTGCGACCGGTGCCGATAGCCCATACTGGCTCGTAGGCCACGATACCGCTGGCCATGGCGGTCAGACCCACTTCGTCTATCACCGCCTGCAACTGCTGCTCAATGACCAGCGCAGTCTGGTCGGACTCACGCTCCTCCAGGGTTTCGCCAACACAGAGTACCGGAGTCAGTCCCACCGACTGCACCGAACGGTAGCGGGCCGCCACTTCCTGGTTGCTTTCGCCAAACAGGGCGCGACGCTCAGAGTGTCCCACCAGTGCGTAGCGACAGCCCATTTCCTGGAGCATGGTGGCGCTGACCTCCCCGGTATAGGCGCCCGAAACAAAGGCGGAGGCATTCTGGGCACCCAGCATGATGCCGGTATAGCCCAACAGATCCCGCACCTGGAAAAGATAGGGAAACGGCGGGCATACGGCCAGATCAATCGATTTCCGGAACATCCGTAGCCGGGGCAGCACCCGCACCATCAGTGCCTGGTTCGCCTGCAGGCTGCCGTTCATCTTCCAGTTTCCAATCAGGATGGGTTTTCTCATGACATCTCTCCGGGAAGCGGTATCAGGTATCGAGGGCACAGCGGATGGCACCAACGCCGGGGTAGAACGCGTGTGCGCCCAGGTCCTGCTCGATGCGCAACAGGCGGTTGTACTTGGCCACCCGGTCGGATCGGCACAGCGAGCCGGTCTTGATCTGACCGGACCTCGTGGCCACCGCCAGGTCGGAGATGAAGGTATCCTCGGTTTCCCCGCTGCGGTGGGAGATCACTGTGGTGTAGCCGGCATCCTGGGCCATGCCGATGGCGTCGAAGGTTTCCGTGAGGGTGCCGATCTGGTTGAATTTGATCAGTACGGAGTTTGCGATGCCCTTGCGGATGCCTTCCGAAATAATGGCGGTGTTGGTAACGAAGAGGTCGTCGCCAACCAGCTGCACCCGCTCCCCGAGTTTCTCTGTCAGCAGCTTCCAGCCGTCCCAGTCGCTCTCATCCATACCGTCCTCAATGGAGGCAATGGGGTAGCGCATGGCCAGGTCCAACAGATAATCCGAGAAGCCTTCGGAGGTGTACTGCTGGCCCGCGCCCTTCAGATGGTAATGGCCGTTCTCGAAAAATTCCGAGGCCGCGCAGTCCAGAGCCAGAACCACGTCTGAGCCGGGCCGGTAACCGGCTTTTTCCACGGCCGCCAGGATCAGGTCGAGGGCCTCCTCGCTGGAGCGAAGATCCGGTGCGAATCCGCCCTCGTCGCCCACCGCGGTAGACAACCCGTTCTTTCGAAGCAGGGATTTCAGGGCGTGGAAGGTCTCAACGCCCATACGGAGCGCTTCGCTGTAACTCGGCGCGCCCACCGGCTGGATCATGAATTCCTGGATATCAACATTGTTATCGGCGTGGGCGCCGCCATTGATGATGTTCATCATGGGCACCG
The nucleotide sequence above comes from Marinobacter gudaonensis. Encoded proteins:
- a CDS encoding aldo/keto reductase, producing the protein MSYSDFLGETPLIAGMMRLHDHPDLCRPADLAAWIEQRLDEGVDTFDHADIYGDGECERLFGDALAAAPALRDRLRIITKTGIVPAHRDSSGWHTKHYRAEADHVTGAIDASLARLRVEQVDTFLIHRPDPLLEADALLACLERAVSAGKIRHIGVSNFLPEQWRWLKQNTGLPLVCNQSELSLSHTAPLFDGTLEAHLCDGLRWLAWSPLAGGTLPDALPAPLLEAVRAETGLCETGLAIAWLRQIPGAPIPVLGSLRADRMQAALKGSKARLPRPLWFALLEAMRKMPVA
- a CDS encoding substrate-binding protein, encoding MTIRKVLFSAFLLLLATTTVSAETLKIGLNYPQTGRYKDQGLQQRLGAFLAVDEINKAGGILGRQVELVIRNTRGEPARGAKNTAELIDREGVQMVFGGVSSAVAIASGKAARDRDRIYFGTLTYSNATTGAEGHSHMFREPYNAWMTAKALSQYLTTNHANDDYFYITADYTWGWSVEESVRKFSGTEDTTRHQGVKTPFPRALITDFREALEKAEASGAKVLMMVLFGDDMVRALNVAYEMGLTEKMQIVVPNLTLGMARQVGPTIMEGIVGGSPWVWNLPYERNYPRGKAFVEAFSERYEMRPSTAAASAYSIVYQYKDAVERAGTTNTASVIRALEGHRYSFLKDEQYWRAFDHQNVQTVYVVKIKPRNTVVADEYSSDYFSIIDSMSGDEAAQTREEWEARRREAGKPLQL
- the tpiA gene encoding triose-phosphate isomerase is translated as MRKPILIGNWKMNGSLQANQALMVRVLPRLRMFRKSIDLAVCPPFPYLFQVRDLLGYTGIMLGAQNASAFVSGAYTGEVSATMLQEMGCRYALVGHSERRALFGESNQEVAARYRSVQSVGLTPVLCVGETLEERESDQTALVIEQQLQAVIDEVGLTAMASGIVAYEPVWAIGTGRTATPEQVSAVHQQIRRFFARSAPEAAEDISQTVRIIYGGSVKAGNAYELFSLADVDGGLIGGASLHADEFGTIAGALAEASGILEGECETD
- the eno gene encoding phosphopyruvate hydratase, which encodes MERIQSIRAREILDSRGFPTVEVDVELRNGVLGQGRVPSGASTGTREALEKRDGDAGRYNGKGVLQAVQAVNETIAPALTGRVIFDQLVMDRLMCEMDGTPNKARFGANAILAVSLAIANAGANYRQQPLYRYLAELYGCNGPSILPVPMMNIINGGAHADNNVDIQEFMIQPVGAPSYSEALRMGVETFHALKSLLRKNGLSTAVGDEGGFAPDLRSSEEALDLILAAVEKAGYRPGSDVVLALDCAASEFFENGHYHLKGAGQQYTSEGFSDYLLDLAMRYPIASIEDGMDESDWDGWKLLTEKLGERVQLVGDDLFVTNTAIISEGIRKGIANSVLIKFNQIGTLTETFDAIGMAQDAGYTTVISHRSGETEDTFISDLAVATRSGQIKTGSLCRSDRVAKYNRLLRIEQDLGAHAFYPGVGAIRCALDT